One Sphaeramia orbicularis chromosome 21, fSphaOr1.1, whole genome shotgun sequence DNA window includes the following coding sequences:
- the LOC115412013 gene encoding trace amine-associated receptor 13c-like — MRHKRTLPRCRPRGGPERKERGGTTLSIRGGEKRGMTKDTDKQPVVSQTNAVVYHILLFTFSPLIVALNLMVIISVAHFRQLHTPTNLLLLSLAVSDLFVGLVMIPGEILRNMTCWFLGDSMCSFYSFFAWLSVSASVGDMVLISVDRYVAICDPLHYTNKVTGECVISLTVVAEVVDLVSTFILPICAIIALYMSVFVVAVSQARAMRSHITSITAQRSGKAVANKSELKAARSLGVLVVVFLICFCPYYCVYLAADTSVTIFTMQILQPDSRNINIL; from the exons atgcggcataagcgTACCCTCCCCAGATGCAGACCCAGGGGAGGACCAGagaggaaggagagaggaggaacaaCACTGTCCATTAGAGGTGGAGAGAAAAGAGGGATGACCAAGGACACAGATAAACAG CCAGTGGTTTCTCAGACTAATGCTGTGGTCTATCACATCCTGCTGTTCACCTTCTCTCCACTCATTGTGGCTCTCAACCTGATGGTCATCATCTCAGTCGCCCATTTCAG ACAGCTCCACACAcccaccaacctcctcctcctctctctggctgTGTCTGACCTCTTTGTAGGCCTCGTGATGATACCGGGAGAAATCCTCCGAAACATGACCTGTTGGTTTCTTGGTGACTCCATGTGttctttctattcattttttgCTTGGTTGTCTGTTTCTGCATCAGTAGGAGACATGGTGCTCATCTCAGTCGACCGCTATGTTGCTATCTGTGACCCTCTGCATTACACTAATAAGGTCACT GGAGAGTGTGTGATTTCCTTAACTGTTGTTGCAGAAGTTGTTGATCTAGTTTCAACATTTATTCTTCCAATTTGTGCCATTATTGCTCtgtacatgagtgtgtttgtggtggCTGTGTCTCAGGCTCGTGCCATGCGTTCTCACATCACATCCATCACAGCCCAGCGTTCAGGGAAGGCAGTCGCCAACAAATCTGAGCTGAAAGCAGCCCGGAGTCTTGGTGTTCTTGTTGTTGTCTTCTTAATATGTTTCTGCCCTTATTATTGTGTTTATCTTGCAGCAGATACCTCAGTTACT ATTTTCACCATGCAGATACTGCAGCCTGACTCCCGAAATATCAACATTCTGTAG
- the LOC115412675 gene encoding trace amine-associated receptor 13c-like codes for METHEEAEFCFPELLNTSCLKPVVSQTNAVVYHILLFTFSPLTVALNLMVIISVAHFRQLHTPTNLLLLSLAVSDLFVGLVMMPAEILLKMTCWFLGDSMCSLYVFLGWLSVSASVGDMVLISVDRYVAICDPLHYTHKVTVKRVKVCICLCWFCSGCFCFGILNDNLTHPGKYICQGECVISISHVAEVVDLVSTFILPISAIIALYMSVFVVAVSQARAMRSHITSITAQRSGKAVAKKSELKAARSLGVLVVVFLICFCPYYCVYLAADTSVTVTVYFYASFLMYINSCLNPLIYSLFYPWFRKSVKQIFTMQILQPDSQNINIL; via the exons ATGGAAACACATGAAGAAGCAGAGTTCTGTTTTCCAGAACTCCTCAATACCTCCTGCCTGAAGCCAGTGGTTTCTCAGACTAATGCTGTGGTCTATCACATCCTGCTGTTCACCTTCTCTCCGCTCACTGTGGCTCTCAACCTGATGGTCATCATCTCAGTCGCCCATTTCAG ACAGCTCCACACAcccaccaacctcctcctcctctctctggctgTGTCTGACCTCTTTGTAGGCCTCGTGATGATGCCGGCAGAAATCCTCCTAAAAATGACCTGTTGGTTTCTTGGTGACTCCATGTGTTCTTTGTATGTATTTTTAGGTTGGTTGTCTGTTTCTGCATCAGTAGGAGACATGGTGCTCATCTCAGTCGACCGCTATGTTGCTATCTGTGACCCTCTGCATTACACTCATAAGGTCACTGTGAAAAGAGTTAAAGTTTGCATTTGTCTCTGTTGGTTTTGttctggttgtttttgttttggtattttaaatgataACCTGACTCATCCAGGCAAGTATATTTGTCAGGGAGAGTGTGTCATTTCCATAAGTCATGTTGCAGAAGTTGTTGATCTAGTTTCAACATTTATTCTTCCAATTTCTGCCATTATTGCTCtgtacatgagtgtgtttgtggtggCTGTGTCTCAGGCTCGTGCCATGCGTTCTCACATCACATCCATCACAGCCCAGCGTTCAGGGAAGGCAGTCGCCAAAAAATCTGAGCTGAAAGCAGCCCGGAGTCTTGGTGTTCTTGTTGTTGTCTTCTTAATATGTTTCTGCCCTTATTATTGTGTTTATCTTGCAGCAGATACCTCAGTTACTGTTACAGTTTACTTTTATGCAAGCTTTCTTATGTATATCAACTCCTGTTTAAACCCTTTGATCTATTCCTTATTCTACCCGTGGTTCagaaaatctgtaaaacaaattTTCACCATGCAGATACTGCAGCCTGACTCCCAAAATATCAACATTCTGTAG
- the LOC115412927 gene encoding trace amine-associated receptor 13c-like, with the protein METHEEAELCFPELLNTSCLKPVVSQTEVLVYHILLFTLSPITVALNLMVIISVSHFRQLHTPTNLLLLSLAVSDLFVGLVMMPAEILLKMTCWFLGDSMCSLYTFFAWWSVSASVGDMVLISVDRYVAICDPLHYTHKVTMKRVKVCIFLCWFCSGCFCFGILNDNLTHPGKYHICQGECMISISHVADAIDIVATFILPISAIIALYMSVFVVAVSQARAMRSHITSITAQRSGKAVANKSELKAARSLGVLVIVFLICFCPYYCLFLAADASVTASAAFYVNILMYINPCLNPLIYSLFYPWFRKSVKQIVTMQILQPDSRNISIL; encoded by the exons ATGGAAACACATGAAGAAGCAGAGCTCTGTTTTCCAGAACTCCTCAATACCTCCTGCCTGAAGCCAGTGGTTTCTCAGACTGAAGTCCTGGTCTATCACATCCTGCTGTTCACCTTGTCTCCAATCACTGTGGCTCTCAACCTGATGGTCATCATTTCAGTCTCCCATTTCAG ACAGCTCCACACAcccaccaacctcctcctcctctctctggctgTGTCTGACCTCTTTGTAGGCCTCGTGATGATGCCGGCAGAAATCCTCCTAAAAATGACCTGTTGGTTTCTTGGTGACTCCATGTGTtctttgtatacattttttgctTGGTGGTCTGTTTCTGCATCAGTAGGAGACATGGTGCTCATCTCAGTCGACCGCTATGTTGCTATCTGTGACCCTCTGCATTACACTCATAAGGTCACAATGAAAAGAGTTAaagtttgcatttttctgtgttggttttgttctggttgtttttgttttggtattttaaatgataACCTGACTCATCCAGGCAAGTATCATATTTGTCAGGGGGAGTGTATGATTTCCATAAGTCATGTCGCTGATGCTATTGACATTGTTGCAACATTTATTCTTCCAATTTCTGCCATTATTGCTCtgtacatgagtgtgtttgtggtggCTGTGTCTCAGGCTCGTGCCATGCGTTCTCACATCACATCCATCACAGCCCAGCGTTCAGGGAAGGCAGTCGCCAACAAATCTGAGCTGAAAGCAGCCCGGAGTCTTGGTGTTCTTGTTATTGTCTTCTTAATATGTTTCTGCCCTTATTATTGTCTTTTTCTTGCAGCAGATGCCTCAGTTACTGCTTCAGCTGccttttatgtgaacattcttatGTATATAAACCCCTGTTTAAACCCTTTGATCTATTCCTTATTCTATCCGTGGTTCagaaaatctgtaaaacaaattGTCACCATGCAGATACTGCAGCCTGACTCCCGAAATATCAGCATTCTGTAG
- the LOC115412478 gene encoding trace amine-associated receptor 13c-like: METHEEAEFCFPELLNTSCLKPVVSQTNAVVYHILLFTFSPLTVALNLMVIISVAHFRQLHTPTNLLLLSLAVSDLFVGLVMMPAEILLNMTCWFLGDSMCSLYTFLAWLSVSASVGDMVLISVDRYVAICDPLHYTHKVTVKRVKVCICLCWFCSGCFCFGILNDNLTHPGKYHICQGECVISISHVADVVDLVSTFILPICAIIALYMSVFVVAVSQARVMRSHITSITAQRSGKAVANKSELKAARSLGVLVVVFLICFCPYYCVFLSANASVIASTAFYLNFLMYINSCLNPLIYSLFYPWFRKSVKQIFTMQILQPDSRNINIL; this comes from the exons ATGGAAACACATGAAGAAGCAGAGTTCTGTTTTCCAGAACTCCTCAATACCTCCTGCCTGAAGCCAGTGGTTTCTCAGACTAATGCTGTGGTCTATCACATCCTGCTGTTCACCTTCTCTCCGCTCACTGTGGCTCTCAACCTGATGGTCATCATCTCAGTCGCCCATTTCAg ACAGCTCCACACAcccaccaacctcctcctcctctctctggctgTGTCTGATCTCTTTGTAGGCCTCGTGATGATGCCGGCAGAAATCCTCCTGAACATGACCTGTTGGTTTCTTGGTGACTCCATGTGTTCTTTGTATACATTTCTGGCTTGGTTGTCTGTTTCTGCATCAGTAGGAGACATGGTGCTCATCTCAGTCGACCGCTATGTTGCTATCTGTGACCCTCTGCATTACACTCATAAGGTCACTGTGAAAAGAGTTAAAGTTTGCATTTGTCTCTGTTGGTTTTGttctggttgtttttgttttggtattttaaatgataACCTGACTCATCCAGGCAAGTATCATATTTGTCAGGGAGAGTGTGTCATTTCCATAAGTCATGTTGCAGATGTTGTTGATCTAGTTTCAACATTTATTCTTCCAATTTGTGCCATTATTGCTCtgtacatgagtgtgtttgtggtggCTGTGTCTCAGGCTCGTGTCATGCGTTCTCACATCACATCCATCACAGCCCAGCGTTCAGGGAAGGCAGTCGCCAACAAATCTGAGCTGAAAGCAGCCCGGAGTCTTGGTGTTCTTGTTGTTGTCTTCTTAATTTGTTTCTGcccttattattgtgtttttctttcagcAAATGCCTCAGTTATTGCTTCAACTGCCTTTTATCTGAACTTTCTTATGTATATCAACTCCTGTTTAAACCCTTTGATCTATTCCTTATTCTATCCGTGGTTCCgaaaatctgtaaaacaaattTTCACCATGCAGATACTGCAGCCTGACTCCCGAAATATCAACATTCTGTAG